In Meleagris gallopavo isolate NT-WF06-2002-E0010 breed Aviagen turkey brand Nicholas breeding stock chromosome 5, Turkey_5.1, whole genome shotgun sequence, a single window of DNA contains:
- the LOC104910968 gene encoding LOW QUALITY PROTEIN: olfactory receptor-like protein COR4 (The sequence of the model RefSeq protein was modified relative to this genomic sequence to represent the inferred CDS: substituted 1 base at 1 genomic stop codon) — MDRDVTDKDMMDKEMKDKEMKDRNIFFLGVCFFSTATPNMLLSFLKVSKGVSYSGCRIQLGFFALFATTEMFLLAAVAYDCXMAICNSLFYTSLVSEADCWRLVKGLYFLAFLNSLMHTSGLLKLSFCSSNVLNHFFCDISPLFLISSSSTALNELLVFIFGSLFMVINIISTLISYIFIILTVLRIRSKESKYKAFSTCTSHLMAVSLFHGTFIFMYLRPIKSFFLDKDKIASLFYTVVIPMLNPFIYSWRNKEVKGALRRIIATNIWLH, encoded by the exons ATGGACAGAGATGTGACAGACAAGGATATGATGGACAAAGAGATGAAGGACAAGGAGATGAAGGACAG AAATATATTCTTCTTAGgtgtctgctttttttccactgctactCCCAATATGCTGCTCAGCTTTTTAAAGGTATCAAAGGGAGTGTCGTACAGTGGATGCCGTATACAGCTTGGCTTCTTTGCACTTTTTGCCACCACTGAGATgtttctgctggctgcagtggcATATGACTGCTAGATGGCCATTTGTAACTCACTGTTCTACACAT CACTTGTCTCTGAAGCTGACTGTT GGAGGCTGGTGAAAGGTTTGTACTTCTTGGCCTTCCTCAACTCTCTGATGCACACCAGTGGCTTGCTAAAACTATCCTTTTGCTCTTCAAATGTGCTAAACCATTTCTTCTGTGATATCAGCCCACTCTTCCTGATTTCTTCTTCCAGTACCGCTCTCAATGAGCtgctggttttcatttttggcAGCTTGTTTATGGTGATCAATATAATTTCCACCCTTATctcatatattttcattattctgaCTGTGCTGAGGATTCGCTCCAAGGAGAGCAAATACAAAGCTTTTTCCACCTGCACCTCTCACCTGATGGCTGTCTCTTTGTTCCATGGAACCTTCATCTTCATGTACTTGCGACCTATCAAGAGCTTCTTTCTGGACAAGGACAAAATTGCATCTTTGTTCTACACTGTGGTGATCCCTATGCTGAACCCCTTCATCTACAGCTGGAGGAACAAGGAGGTAAAGGGTGCTCTACGCAGAATCATAGCCACTAACATCTGGCTTCACTGA
- the LOC104910969 gene encoding LOW QUALITY PROTEIN: olfactory receptor-like protein COR6 (The sequence of the model RefSeq protein was modified relative to this genomic sequence to represent the inferred CDS: inserted 1 base in 1 codon) translates to MASGNCTAPTTFILSGLTDNPRLQMPLLVVFLAIYITTLMTNLGLTALISIDIQLQTPMYIFLQNLSFTDAAYSTVIIPKMLATFLEETKTISYGGCILQYFSFVLLSISECLLLAVMAYDRYVAICKPLLYTVIMTKAVCWGLVKGLYFLAFLNSLMHTSGLLKLSFCSSNVVNHFFCDISPLFLISSSSTALNELLVFIFGSLFMVINIISTLISYIFIILTVLRIRSKESKYKAFXTCTSHLMAVSLFHGTF, encoded by the exons ATGGCTTCAGGAAACTGCACAGCACCAACCACATTCATTCTGTCTGGATTGACAGACAATCCAAGGCTGCAGATGCCTCTCCTCGTGGTGTTTTTAGCCATCTACATCACCACTTTGATGACAAATCTGGGTCTCACTGCATTAATCAGCATAGACATCCAGCTTCAAACACCAATGtatattttcctgcaaaatcTATCATTCACAGATGCTGCTTATTCTACAGTCATCATTCCCAAAATGTTGGCCACGTttttggaagaaacaaaaacaatttcataTGGAGGTTGCATTCTGCAGTActttagctttgttttgttgtcaATCTCAGAGTGCCTGCTGCTAGCTGTGATGGCATATGACCGGTATGTGGCCATCTGTAAACCTCTGCTTTATACTGTCATCATGACCAAGGCAGTCTGCTGGGGGCTGGTGAAAGGTTTGTACTTCTTGGCCTTCCTCAACTCTCTGATGCACACCAGTGGCTTGCTAAAACTATCCTTTTGCTCTTCAAATGTGGTAAACCATTTCTTCTGTGATATCAGCCCACTCTTCCTGATTTCTTCTTCCAGTACCGCTCTCAATGAGCtgctggttttcatttttggcAGCTTGTTTATGGTGATCAATATAATTTCCACCCTTATctcatatattttcattattctgaCTGTGCTGAGGATTCGCTCCAAGGAGAGCAAATACAAAGCTT CCACCTGCACCTCTCACCTGATGGCTGTCTCTTTGTTCCATGGAACCTTC
- the GCHFR gene encoding GTP cyclohydrolase 1 feedback regulatory protein isoform X2: MPYLLISTQIRMEVGPTMVGDEHSDPNLMQFLGARKRNMLGNHFWEYYVNDAPRIVLNKLESCGYRVVSMTGVGQTLVWCLHKE; the protein is encoded by the exons ATGCCGTACCTCCTCATCAGCACACAGATCCGCATG gagGTTGGCCCCACCATGGTGGGAGATGAGCACTCGGATCCCAACCTGATGCAGTTCCTGGGGGCCAGAAAGAGGAACATGCTCGGGAACCACTT CTGGGAGTACTACGTGAACGATGCACCACGGATAGTCCTGAACAAGCTGGAGAGCTGTGGTTACCGGGTGGTGAGCATGACGGGTGTGGGCCAGACGCTGGTGTGGTGCCTCCACAAGGAATAG
- the GCHFR gene encoding GTP cyclohydrolase 1 feedback regulatory protein isoform X1: protein MPYLLISTQIRMEVGPTMVGDEHSDPNLMQFLGARKRNMLGNHFMKVGIVFVRMPNRDHQRSRSPSLSAYQARWEYYVNDAPRIVLNKLESCGYRVVSMTGVGQTLVWCLHKE from the exons ATGCCGTACCTCCTCATCAGCACACAGATCCGCATG gagGTTGGCCCCACCATGGTGGGAGATGAGCACTCGGATCCCAACCTGATGCAGTTCCTGGGGGCCAGAAAGAGGAACATGCTCGGGAACCACTT catGAAAGTCGGGATAGTCTTTGTTAGGATGCCCAACCGAGATCATCAACGATCCCGCAGCCCATCATTATCAGCTTATCAGGCACG CTGGGAGTACTACGTGAACGATGCACCACGGATAGTCCTGAACAAGCTGGAGAGCTGTGGTTACCGGGTGGTGAGCATGACGGGTGTGGGCCAGACGCTGGTGTGGTGCCTCCACAAGGAATAG